DNA sequence from the Brevundimonas sp. NIBR10 genome:
GTCCGGCTCGGCCAGTTTGGCGCCGATCCCGGCGGGCAGGCCGAAACCCATCGAGCCCAGACCGCCCGAGGTGATGTGCGCCTGGGGCCGCGAGAACTCGCAGTATTGCGCGACCCACATCTGGTGCTGGCCGACGTCGCAGGCGGCGATGAAGCTGGGGCCGGCCTTCTGGGACAGTTCGTTCAGCAACTGGGGCGCGAAGACGCCTTCGCCGGGGGCATTGTAGTCGAAGGCGCATGCGATCGCCTTGGCTCGCCACTTGTCGGCCCATTCGGAGACCTCGATCGCCGGGCCGCTGGACAGGCGCGCGTTCAGGGCCTCGATATTCGGCTTCACGTCGCCGGTGACGCCGACCGCGACCTTGCGCAGCTTGCCGATCTCGGACGGGTCGATGTCGAAATGGACGACCCCGGCGTGGGGCGCGAACTCGATCAGCTTGCCGGTGGCGCGGTCGTCGAAACGGGCGCCGATGACGATCAGCAGGTCACTTTCCTGAACCGCCTCGTTGGCGCAGCGGGTGCCGTGCATGCCCAGCATACCCAGGAAATTGTCCTGGCCTGTCGGGATGGTGCCCAGGGCGTTCAGGGTCGAGACCTGGGGGATGCCGGTCATGGCGGCAAAGTCGCGAACGGCCTGGACGGCACCCGAGATCTTCACCCCGCCGCCGATGTACAGAACCGGCTTCTTCGCCGCGCGGATGGCGGCGGCGGCGTCATCGATGACGGCCGCGTCAGCGACGTCGATCGCGTTCGACAGATGGATGCCGCGCGGCGCGTCGGTCATCTCGAACTGGACGTCCTTGGGCAGGTCGATCAGGACCGGCCCCGGACGGCCCGAGCGGGCGATGTGGAAGGCCTCCTCGATCACCGCCGGAATGTCGGCGGCGCTGCGGACCAGATAGGAATGTTTCACGATCGGCAGGGTGACGCCCAGGATGTCGACCTCCTGGAAGGCGTCCATGCCCATGACGCCCTGCGCGACATTGCCGGTGATGCAGACCATGGGAATGGAATCCAGCATGGCGTTGGCGATACCGGTGACCAGGTTGGTCGCCCCAGGCCCCGACGTCGCCATACAGACCCCGACCTTGCCCGACACCCGCGCGTAGGAATCGGCGGCAAAGGCCGCGCCCTGTTCGTGGCGGCACAGGTAGTGGCGAAGCGACGACCCGGCCAGGGCGTCGTAGATCGGCATGATGGCGCCGCCGGGATATCCGAACAGCACCTCTACCCCCAGCTTCTCCAGGGTGGAGACGACGAGGCGCGCACCCGACTGGGGGGCGGTCTCGACTGCGGGTTTGAAGGTGGCGGCGGCGGCGCTCATCAGCTTGCTCTATCGATCCGGTATCAGGCGGCTTCGGCCGTCTTGGGGGCGTGCAGCCAGGCCATGCGTTCGCGCAGGGAAGCCCCGACGACCTCGATCTTCTGGGCGTTGTCCTCGGCGACCAGGGCGTCGTAGTTCGGCTTGCCGGCGTCGTTTTCGGCGATCCATTCGCGGGCGAAGGTGCCGTCCTGGATCTCGGTCAGGATCTGCTTCATCCGGGCCAGGGTCTCGTCATTGATGACGCGAGGGCCCGACTTGACCGAGCCCCACTTGGCGGTCTCGGAGATGAACTCGTTCATCTTGGTGATGCCGCCCTCGTAGAACAGATCGACGATCAGCTTCAGCTCGTGCAGGCATTCGAAATAGGCGATCTCGGGCTGGTAACCGGCCTCGACCAGGGTGTTGAATCCGCCCATGACCAGTTCCTTGGCGCCGCCGCACAGGACGGCCTGTTCGCCGAACAGATCGGTCTCGGTCTCTTCGCGGAAGGTGGTTTCCAGCAGGCCACCGGTCGCGCCGCCGTTGCCCTTGGCATAGCCCATGGCGCGGTCGCGGGCCTTGCCGGTGACGTCCTTCTCGATGGCGAACAGCGAGGGGACGCCGGCGCCCTTCTGATACTCGCGACGGACCAGATCGCCCGGCCCCTTGGGCGCGACCAGGATCACGTCCATGTCCTCGCGCGGCGTGACGCGGCCGTAGATGATCGAGAATCCGTGAGCGAACAACAGGGCCGAGCCCTTCTTGGCGAACGGTTCGATCTGGGTCTTGTAGACCTCGGCCTGGGCCATGTCGGGGGTCAGGATGGCGATGATGTCGGCGTCCTTGACCGCATCGGCGGGCTCGGCGGTGGCCAGGCCGTCGGCCTTGGCGTTCTTCCAGCCCTTGCCGCCCTCGCGGACGCCGACGATGACGTCGTGGCCGCTATCCTTCAGGTTCTGGGCGTGGGCGCGGCCCTGCGAGCCATAGCCGATGATGGCGATCTTCTGGCCGGCGATGACGCCGGGACGGATGTCGTCGTTGGTGTAGATTTTCATGGCTCAGGCTTCCTGGTGGGCTTTGGCTGCGGCCGGAACTTGAGCCGGCGGCGGGTTGGGAATGGTGACGGCGCCCTGCGAGGCCGAGGCGACGCTGGCGCGGTATTTGGCGAAGACGCCGTGGACGGGGGCCATGGCGCGGGGACTGAAACCCGCACGGCGGGTGGCCAGATCGACGTCGACGTCGATGCGGCGGTTGGTGACGTCGATACGGATGCGGTCGCCATCGCGGACTAGGGCGATGGGTCCGCCGACTGCGGCCTCAGGGGAAACGTGCCCGGCGACGAAGCCGTAGCTGGCCCCCGAGAACCGGCCGTCGGTCAGCAGGGCGACGTTGTTGATCCCCCTGCCCTTCAGCGCGGCCGTGACCTGCAACATCTCGCGCATGCCGGGCCCGCCCTTGGGGCCTTCGTAGCGGATGATGATGACGTCCCCCTCGCCGACCGAGCCGTCCTGGACGGCATGGAAGGCGTCTTCTTCCGAATCGAAGACGCAGGCCGGGCCCTCGAAGACATCGACCTTGTGACCCGTCAGCTTGATGACCGCGCCTTCGGGGGCGACGTCGCCATAGATGACGGCATAGGAGCCGCGCTCCATGACCGGGGCGTCCATCGTGGTGACGACGATCTGGCCCGGCGCTTCCTCGGCCTCGGCAGCCTCGGCGAACAGGCTGCGGCCGGTGACGGTGGGGGCGTCCGTGATCTTGCCGGCTTCGGCCAGTCGCTGAGTGACCAGACGCGTGCCACCCGAGGCATACAGGTGCGAGGCCAGAAACCGGCCGCCGGGCTTCAGGTCACAGATGACCGGGGCCTCGACGCAGGCCTGGTGGCAGTCCTCGACGCCGAAATCGACGCCCGCCTCGGCCGCGATGGCGGTCAGGTGCATGACGGCATTGGTCGATCCGCCCGAGGCCGAGACCGCGACGGCGGCGTTCTTCAGCGAGGCACGGGTGATGTATTTGCGGGCGTTGTCGCCGGCGAAGACACGCTCGACGATCAGGCGGCCACAACGTTCACCCTCGGCACCCTTGGCCGGATCGACGGCCGGAACGTCATTGGCGCCCATCGGCGAGATGCCCATGACCGACAGGGCCATGGCCATGGTGTTGGCCGTGAACTGACCGCCACAGGCGCCGGCACCGGGGCAGACGGCGCTCTCGACCGTCTTCAGCCCCGCATCGTCCAGCTTGCCCGCGCCGTGGGCGCCGATGGCCTCGAACACCTCCTGGACCGAGACCTCCTTGGTGGTGCCGTCGATCGCGGGCAGGACGCCCGGCATGATGGTGCCGCCGTAATAGACCAGGCCGGGGATATCCATTCGGGCCAGAGCCATGGCGGCGGCCGGAATGGTCTTGTCGCAGCCGACGATGCAGAGGACGCCGTCCAGCTGATGGCCCTCGACCGCCAGCTCGATCGAATCGGCGATGACCTCTCTGGAGATCAACGAGGCCTTCATGCCCGGCGTCCCCATGGAGATGCCGTCTGTGACCATGACCGTGTTGAAATCGACCGGCCATCCGCCCGCCGCGACGATGCCGGCTCGCACGTCATTGGCCAGCCGGTCCAGGTGCATGTTGCAGGGGGTGATGGTCGACCAGGTGTTGACGATGGCGATCATCGGCTTGTCGAAATCGGCGTCCGTCATGCCGGCGGCGCGCAGATAGGACCGCGCGGCGGCGCGGTTGGGGCCCTGGGTCACGACCGCACTGCGGCGATTGCCGTTCAGCGCGGTCTTGGGGTCGGCGGGTGAAGACGCTTCGGTGGTCACTGGAGGTCTGGTATCCGTATCGATCGGCGCGTGGCCGACCTGGGTAAGAAAAAACCCGCTTCCTTGCGGGAGCGGGTGTGGGCGTATGATCCTGATTTGACTTGGGTTCAGGTCAGCTGCGTCCACACCGCTCCGGAGAGCAGCACAAGGAGTACGCTGAGAATAAGGGTAGTGGCCCCGACGATCCGGGTGTCTGCACGAGCGACCGCAGCGGCCTGGGCCGCCCGGCGTCCGGGGTACTGGCGATGGGTTTGGGTCACGGCCCGCTCCTGATTTCCCCGGCATATAGCCTTAATCGGAGCCCCCGCACAAGAAGGTTATGGAATAATATTCCACACCAGCCCGGTATCGGAGCCAATCACCGCATGAACTCACCGAAAATGTCGCTCTCGGCGCAATGCGGATCGGGCCTGATCCAACCGGGCGGAACAATCTTTCAGCCAGACCGGGTTTCGAGGCATCTTCGCCGCCTTCAGCGATCGAAGCGCATGACCTGGGCCTGGGTGCCGGGTCGGAACAGGACGGTGCGGGTCACATCGCCCACCCGGACGTTGACCTGCATCTCCATGTCGTCATGGACATCGGAGAAGAAGTCCTGATCGACGCGCACCTCGCTCACCGGGCCCGCCGCACGCTCACCGGCGAAGTCGATGCGGACGTTGTCGCCGGCCAGGGTCTCGCCTGTCAGATGCAGGGCGACGGTCACGCCATCGACGTCGATCCGGAAACGCTCGCCCAGATGGGCCTGGAGCGCGGCCAGGGCCTCGGGGTCATCCAGCGAGGGCTGTTCGTTCGGAGCCAGCACGGTCAGCGCGGGCTCGACGTCGTGGGCATAGAATCGGTGCGTGACCGCAACGACACCTGTGGCCGGATCGATCTCCACCACCGTCAGTCCCGAGTTGCCGCGATGTGCAGCGGCGGGGCTGGCCAGGACCAGAAACGTGGCGGCCAGCGCTGTCGCCAGCCGCATCATGGACGCGCCGCCGGTCTCGGCGCATCACGCACGGCCGTCGAGTCAGGGCTGACCTCGACGTCCGAGTCGCGCATGCGGTTCGGCGCGGGCGGCGGCGGGGCACCGAGGGTGAAGGTCTGTTCGTCGATCCGGCGCGGGAAATAGTTGTTCACCCGCACGGCGTCGGCGGTCTCCCACAGGGGATCCAGTTCGGCCGAGACCAGGGTCTTGTTCGACACATACTGCCAGATCACCGACTGGCTGTTGCGGCGCCAGACCTCAGCGGCGACCCGCACCGTTTCGGTCGTGCCGTCGTCCCAGGTCATCTTGACGATGACCGGCATGACCACGCCGCCGACATTGCGGAAGGTGAAGCGATAGATGTTGTCGGTAAAGCCTTGGGCCCGCCGGCGATCCTCGTCGGCCTTCTTGTCGGCCGAGGCCTGGTCCCGACGCGCCTGGGCGGTGACGGTGAACTGGTCGGTCGAGTTGTAGAAGTCGCGCACGGCCGGATCACGCTCGATCACCGTCTCGATCCCGGCGTTGTTGGTGACGGTCGTTGGCGTCGGAGCCTGGGCGAAACGTTCGCGGGCGAGACGGGCGCGGACGTCCGGATCGGTCGATTGCAGCTGGGCCCTGACCACGTTCTCCAGCGAGATGTCGACATGGTCGGTCGAATAGAACCAGCCGCGCCAGAACCAGTCCAGATCGACGCCCGAGCTCTCTTCCATCGTGCGGAAGAAGTCATAGGGCGTCGGCCGCTTGAAGGCCCAGCGCTGGGAATATTCACGGAAGGCCCGGTCGAACAGCTCGCGCCCCAGGACGGTCTCGCGCAGCACGACAAGGGCCGTCGCCGGCTTGCCATAGGCGTTGTTGCCGAACTGGAGCACCGAATCCGACTGGGTCATGATCGGCACCTGATCCTGGCTGACCATGTATTCGACGATGTCGCGCGGTTCGCCTCGCGACGGGAAGTTCGGATCCCAGAGCTTCTGCGCGATGTATTGCAGGAAGCTGTTCAGCCCCTCGTCCATCCAGGTCCACTGACGTTCGTCGGAATTGATGACCATCGGGAAATAGATGTGGCCCACCTCATGGATGACGACGCCGATCAGGCCGTTCTTGGCGCGCTCGGTATAGGTCAGGCGGCCGTTGTCATCCCTGACCGGACGCGGGCCGTTGAAGGTGATCATCGGATATTCCATCCCGCCGACGGGGCCGTTGACCGACTGGGCCGTGGGATAGGGGTAGGGAATCGAGAACTGGTTGTAGACGTCGATCGTGTGGGCGATCGCCTTGGTCGAATAGGCGTCCCACAGCGGGCGGGCCTCCTTCGGATAGAAGGACATGGCCATGACGACGGGTTGGGCGGGATTGTCCTGCTCGACACCCACTGCGTCCCAGATGAATTTGCGGCTGGACGCGAAGGCGAAGTCGCGCACGTCGTCGGCCTTGAAGTGCCAGGTCCGCGTCCCCGACCGGGCCGGGGCCGCCTCCGCCGCCGCGGCCTCTGCGGCCGTCACGATATAGACGGGCTCGTCGGCGGTCCGCGCCTGGTCCAGACGCTGGCGCTGCGCCGCCGTCAGGATCTCGGGGTTCTGGAGTGCGCCCGTCGAAGAGACCTGGTGATCCGTCGGCACGGTGATGCGGACATCATAGTCGCCGAACTCGAGCGTGAACTCGCCCGAGCCCAGGAACTGGGCGTTATGCCAGCCCTCATAGTCGGAATAGACCGCCAGTCGGGGGAACCATTGGGCCGCCAGGAAGATGCAGTTGCCGTCCTCGCCCGCCTTGGTGAAACACTCATAGCCGCTGCGTCCGCCAACGACGTTCGTCTCGGGCATGGGCAGGGTGAAATCCAGGGTGAAGCTGTAGGTCTCGCCGGTCTTCAGCGGCGTCGGCAGTTCCAGCCGCAGCATGGAGTCCACGATCGTGAACGGCACGTCCGCGCCGTCCGGGCCGGTGATCTTCAGGTCGTTGAAGCCGCCTTCCCAGTCCTGCATCCGCTGGACGCGCAGCACCTCGTTGACGCTGACCTCGGTCGCCGCCGTATAGGTCCGGGTCCGTTCGGCCAGGGAGTTGCGGCGATAGTTCTGCTGGTCCAGCAGCATCCAGAGATAGCCCAGGGCGTCGGGCGAATTGTTTGTATAGGTGACCACCTGCTTGCCGGTCAGGGTCCGGCCCGGCTCGTCCAGCGCTACGTCGATCGAATAGTCGACCTGCTGCTGCCAGTAGCGATGACCGGGCGCGCCCGAGGCGTTGCGATAGTCTGTGGGGGTCGGCCAGTCTTCGCCCTCGAACTGGCGGAACTTGTCCTCGAACGTGCCCTTGGACTGATCGACCGGGCCGACGCTGACCTGGGCCAGGGCCGGAGCGGCCAGAACCGCAGCGAATGCGAACATCGTCGCCAAGACAGCCAGACGCATACCCTACCCCGTCACTCGAAAAACAGCCGGCGCGACCTTCGGGGATCGCATGCTGCAACGCAAGGCGGGTCAGGATTACAGCGACGTAATGTCCGGAGGCGGATCGGCGCGCGCGCTCAGTTGTCGATGAAGTCCTGAAGCGTCGCCGCGAGGCGACGGTGCAGGCGATCGCACTGGTCGGGCGTTAGGTTGAACCCGCCGGAAATGTCGCGACTGACCGTCAGCCCCATGATGAGACCGGCCGTAAGGCGCGCCTTGATCTCGGCGTCCTCGCCTCCGACCCACTGGGTGAAGGGGGTCATGAAGTTGCACTCGGACTGTCGCTGGATCACATCCTGCGCCTTGGGCGAGGCGATCGAACGCAGCATCAGCAACAGCCAGCGCAGCTTGAACTCCTTGCGCGGGCCATAGATCACGTCGTGGGCCACCCGCTCGCCGAAGGTGGCGCGGTCGCCGGCCATCAGGGCCGAAGCATCACCGCAGTTCTCGATGACTGACGAGAACAGCTCTTCCTTCGATCCGAAATAGCGCGATATCAGTGCCGGATCGACACCGACGTCACGCGCGATGTCGCGCATCCCGACCTGGTCGTAGCTCTCGGCCAGAAAACGCGCGTTCGCAGCCTCCAGAATGGCGGCGCGAGTCGTGGCCGCATTTCGCGGCCTGCTGCAAATATCGAAACCCAATGTGATGTCCTCACATGCCCCACAGGGGTTATGGACATGTCATCGCCTGTTGACAAGTGTTTCGCAGACAGACATTAGATAAGTCATCAGGTGTTGACCTGAGGTCGCCTCCTCCCCGATCCGCGCCTCGGTCGCCGCCTACATGCCCAATCCTGCCAGGAGTCCGCGGATGCGCAGACTGAAGATCGTCGCTGTGTCCGCCATGCTGGCGGCCGCCCTATACGGCTGTGCCAAGACCGAGGCGGCGGGTCCGCCCCCGCCCGCGCCCGTCACCGTGGCCAACCCCCTGAGTGAACGCATCGTCGACTGGGACGACTTCACCGGCCGGTTTGAGGCGACCCAGAGCGTGGACGTCCGTGCCCGCGTGGGCGGCTATGTTCAGGCCGTGCATTTCCGTGACGGCGACTTCGTCCGTCGCGGCCAGTTGCTGTTCACCCTCGACCCCCGCCCGGCCCAGGCCCAGTTCGCCTCGGCCCAGGCTCAACTGGCCCAGGCCAATGCCCAGGTCGCCCTGGCCCGCACCAACCTGACCCGGTCCGAGGGTCTGCTGACCTCCCAGGCCGTGTCCCAGGCCGAGGTCGATACCAATCGCGCGGCCCTGCGCACCGCCGAGGCCAATGTCGCAGCCGCCCGGGCCAATGTCCGCGCGCGTCAGTTGGACGTCGAGTTCACCCGCGTCACCGCCCCGGTGTCGGGCCGCGTCTCGGACCGCCGCATCGATCCTGGCAATCTGATCGGCGGCGGATCGTCGGCCGGGGACATCCTGACCACCATCGTCTCGTCCTCGCCGATCTATTTCGTCTTCGACGGCTCCGAAGCGACCCTGCTCAAATATCAGCGCCAGACCCGTGGCGGTGCCTCGGCTCCCGTCCGCGTCCGCCTTCAGGACGAGAGCGAGTTCGGCCACGCCGGCACGCTGGACTTCACCGACAACGCCATCGATTCCTCCTCGGGCTCGATCCGCCTGCGAGCGGTGATCCAGAACGCCGACGGCTTCCTGAAGCCCGGGATGTTCGGACAGGTCCGGGTCGCCGGGGCCGGTGCCTATGACGCCCTGCTGGTGCCCGATGCGGCGATCAGCGCGGGCGCCGACCAGCGCACGGTCTCGGTCGTCGCCGCCGACGGCACGGTCACGCCCCGCCCGGTCGTGCTGGGCCCGCTTGTGGACGGGCTGCGGGTCATCCGCTCGGGTATCACGGCCCAGGACCGGGTCATCATCAACGGCGGCTCGCGCGTCCAGCAACCGGGCCAGAAGGTGAAGGCCAACCCCGGCCGGATCACCCGCACCCCGACCGCAAACGCAGCGCCCGTAACCACCGCCCCCCCGGCCGCCACGGCGACCTCTGCCAGTGCCCTGTCGGGCTCCGTGGCCATCGGCGACTAAGACATGAACATCTCTCGCTTCTTCATCGACCGGCCGATCTTTGCGGCCGTGCTGTCGGTGTTCATCACCATCATCGGCCTGGCCGCCTATCCGCTTCTGCCCCTGTCGCAGTATCCGGAGATCGCGCCGCCGACGGTCACCGTGAACGCCGTCTTCCCCGGAGCCTCGGCCGAGACCCTGGCCGAAACCGTCGCCGCGCCGCTGGAACAGGAAATCAACGGCGTCGAGGGGATGCTGTACGTCACGTCGTCGTCGACGTCAGACGGCTCGGTGGCCATCACCGTGACCTTCCAGCCCGGCACCGACCTGGATACGGCCCAGGTGCTGGTCCAGAACCGCGTCGCCCTGGCCGAGCCCCGCCTGCCCGACCAGGTGCGACAGACCGGCGTAGTCGTCGCCAAGGCCTCTCAGGGATTCCTGATGATCGCCTCGGTCACCTCTCCGGACAAGAGCCTGGGCAACGACTTCCTCGGCAACTACGCGAACTCCACCGTCCGTGACCGGTTGCTGCGCATCGAGGGTGTGGGTGGCGTCAACGTCTTCGGGGGCGGCAACTATTCGATGCGGGTCTGGATCGACCCTGCCAAGGCCGCCGCGCGCAATCTGTCCGCGACCGAAATCGTCGCCGCCCTGCGCGCCCAGAACGTCCAGGCCGCCGCCGGCTCGATCGGCCAGCCGCCGTTCGCCACCAATGCCTCCGCCTTCCAGGAACCCATCCAGGTCCAGGGCCGCCTGAACACGCCGGAGGAATTCGGCCGCGTCGTGATCAAGACCAACGCCGACGGTGCCGTGACGCGCCTGTCCGACATCGGCCGCGTCGAGCTGGGGGCTCAGGACTACGGCATTCGCGGCTTCTTCGACGGCGAGCGCGGCGTGGGCGTCGCCATCGTCCAGCAGCCGGGTGCCAATGCCCTGGGCACCGCCGAACGGGTTCAGGCAGAGCTCGCGGCCATCCGCAAGGACCTGCCGCCCGGTGCCGCG
Encoded proteins:
- a CDS encoding efflux RND transporter periplasmic adaptor subunit yields the protein MRRLKIVAVSAMLAAALYGCAKTEAAGPPPPAPVTVANPLSERIVDWDDFTGRFEATQSVDVRARVGGYVQAVHFRDGDFVRRGQLLFTLDPRPAQAQFASAQAQLAQANAQVALARTNLTRSEGLLTSQAVSQAEVDTNRAALRTAEANVAAARANVRARQLDVEFTRVTAPVSGRVSDRRIDPGNLIGGGSSAGDILTTIVSSSPIYFVFDGSEATLLKYQRQTRGGASAPVRVRLQDESEFGHAGTLDFTDNAIDSSSGSIRLRAVIQNADGFLKPGMFGQVRVAGAGAYDALLVPDAAISAGADQRTVSVVAADGTVTPRPVVLGPLVDGLRVIRSGITAQDRVIINGGSRVQQPGQKVKANPGRITRTPTANAAPVTTAPPAATATSASALSGSVAIGD
- a CDS encoding DUF6702 family protein, translating into MMRLATALAATFLVLASPAAAHRGNSGLTVVEIDPATGVVAVTHRFYAHDVEPALTVLAPNEQPSLDDPEALAALQAHLGERFRIDVDGVTVALHLTGETLAGDNVRIDFAGERAAGPVSEVRVDQDFFSDVHDDMEMQVNVRVGDVTRTVLFRPGTQAQVMRFDR
- the ilvG gene encoding acetolactate synthase 2 catalytic subunit, which codes for MSAAAATFKPAVETAPQSGARLVVSTLEKLGVEVLFGYPGGAIMPIYDALAGSSLRHYLCRHEQGAAFAADSYARVSGKVGVCMATSGPGATNLVTGIANAMLDSIPMVCITGNVAQGVMGMDAFQEVDILGVTLPIVKHSYLVRSAADIPAVIEEAFHIARSGRPGPVLIDLPKDVQFEMTDAPRGIHLSNAIDVADAAVIDDAAAAIRAAKKPVLYIGGGVKISGAVQAVRDFAAMTGIPQVSTLNALGTIPTGQDNFLGMLGMHGTRCANEAVQESDLLIVIGARFDDRATGKLIEFAPHAGVVHFDIDPSEIGKLRKVAVGVTGDVKPNIEALNARLSSGPAIEVSEWADKWRAKAIACAFDYNAPGEGVFAPQLLNELSQKAGPSFIAACDVGQHQMWVAQYCEFSRPQAHITSGGLGSMGFGLPAGIGAKLAEPDACVVTITGDGGVMMNIQELATVNRFKIPLKIIILDNSRLGMVRQWQEFFFERNFSEVDLSDNPDFVKVAEAFGIPAFRVDARDQVSAGIDRLLATEGPILMHVIIDPNDNVWPLVPPGKNNAEMLEGAR
- a CDS encoding M1 family metallopeptidase, yielding MRLAVLATMFAFAAVLAAPALAQVSVGPVDQSKGTFEDKFRQFEGEDWPTPTDYRNASGAPGHRYWQQQVDYSIDVALDEPGRTLTGKQVVTYTNNSPDALGYLWMLLDQQNYRRNSLAERTRTYTAATEVSVNEVLRVQRMQDWEGGFNDLKITGPDGADVPFTIVDSMLRLELPTPLKTGETYSFTLDFTLPMPETNVVGGRSGYECFTKAGEDGNCIFLAAQWFPRLAVYSDYEGWHNAQFLGSGEFTLEFGDYDVRITVPTDHQVSSTGALQNPEILTAAQRQRLDQARTADEPVYIVTAAEAAAAEAAPARSGTRTWHFKADDVRDFAFASSRKFIWDAVGVEQDNPAQPVVMAMSFYPKEARPLWDAYSTKAIAHTIDVYNQFSIPYPYPTAQSVNGPVGGMEYPMITFNGPRPVRDDNGRLTYTERAKNGLIGVVIHEVGHIYFPMVINSDERQWTWMDEGLNSFLQYIAQKLWDPNFPSRGEPRDIVEYMVSQDQVPIMTQSDSVLQFGNNAYGKPATALVVLRETVLGRELFDRAFREYSQRWAFKRPTPYDFFRTMEESSGVDLDWFWRGWFYSTDHVDISLENVVRAQLQSTDPDVRARLARERFAQAPTPTTVTNNAGIETVIERDPAVRDFYNSTDQFTVTAQARRDQASADKKADEDRRRAQGFTDNIYRFTFRNVGGVVMPVIVKMTWDDGTTETVRVAAEVWRRNSQSVIWQYVSNKTLVSAELDPLWETADAVRVNNYFPRRIDEQTFTLGAPPPPAPNRMRDSDVEVSPDSTAVRDAPRPAARP
- a CDS encoding TetR/AcrR family transcriptional regulator, which encodes MGFDICSRPRNAATTRAAILEAANARFLAESYDQVGMRDIARDVGVDPALISRYFGSKEELFSSVIENCGDASALMAGDRATFGERVAHDVIYGPRKEFKLRWLLLMLRSIASPKAQDVIQRQSECNFMTPFTQWVGGEDAEIKARLTAGLIMGLTVSRDISGGFNLTPDQCDRLHRRLAATLQDFIDN
- a CDS encoding dihydroxy-acid dehydratase, encoding MTTEASSPADPKTALNGNRRSAVVTQGPNRAAARSYLRAAGMTDADFDKPMIAIVNTWSTITPCNMHLDRLANDVRAGIVAAGGWPVDFNTVMVTDGISMGTPGMKASLISREVIADSIELAVEGHQLDGVLCIVGCDKTIPAAAMALARMDIPGLVYYGGTIMPGVLPAIDGTTKEVSVQEVFEAIGAHGAGKLDDAGLKTVESAVCPGAGACGGQFTANTMAMALSVMGISPMGANDVPAVDPAKGAEGERCGRLIVERVFAGDNARKYITRASLKNAAVAVSASGGSTNAVMHLTAIAAEAGVDFGVEDCHQACVEAPVICDLKPGGRFLASHLYASGGTRLVTQRLAEAGKITDAPTVTGRSLFAEAAEAEEAPGQIVVTTMDAPVMERGSYAVIYGDVAPEGAVIKLTGHKVDVFEGPACVFDSEEDAFHAVQDGSVGEGDVIIIRYEGPKGGPGMREMLQVTAALKGRGINNVALLTDGRFSGASYGFVAGHVSPEAAVGGPIALVRDGDRIRIDVTNRRIDVDVDLATRRAGFSPRAMAPVHGVFAKYRASVASASQGAVTIPNPPPAQVPAAAKAHQEA
- the ilvC gene encoding ketol-acid reductoisomerase, translating into MKIYTNDDIRPGVIAGQKIAIIGYGSQGRAHAQNLKDSGHDVIVGVREGGKGWKNAKADGLATAEPADAVKDADIIAILTPDMAQAEVYKTQIEPFAKKGSALLFAHGFSIIYGRVTPREDMDVILVAPKGPGDLVRREYQKGAGVPSLFAIEKDVTGKARDRAMGYAKGNGGATGGLLETTFREETETDLFGEQAVLCGGAKELVMGGFNTLVEAGYQPEIAYFECLHELKLIVDLFYEGGITKMNEFISETAKWGSVKSGPRVINDETLARMKQILTEIQDGTFAREWIAENDAGKPNYDALVAEDNAQKIEVVGASLRERMAWLHAPKTAEAA